A window of the Odocoileus virginianus isolate 20LAN1187 ecotype Illinois chromosome 20, Ovbor_1.2, whole genome shotgun sequence genome harbors these coding sequences:
- the VPS35 gene encoding vacuolar protein sorting-associated protein 35 isoform X1 yields MPTTQQSPQDEQEKLLDEAIQAVKVQSFQMKRCLDKNKLMDALKHASNMLGELRTSMLSPKSYYELYMAISDELHYLEVYLTDEFAKGRKVADLYELVQYAGNIIPRLYLLITVGVVYVKSFPQSRKDILKDLVEMCRGVQHPLRGLFLRNYLLQCTRNILPDEGEPTDEETTGDISDSMDFVLLNFAEMNKLWVRMQHQGHSRDREKRERERQELRILVGTNLVRLSQLEGVNVERYKQIVLTGILEQVVNCRDALAQEYLMECIIQVFPDEFHLQTLNPFLRACAELHQNVNVKNIIIALIDRLALFAHREDGPGIPTDIKLFDIFSQQVATVIQSRQDMPSEDVVSLQVSLINLAMKCYPDRVDYVDKVLETTVEIFNKLNLEHIATSSAVSKELTRLLKIPVDTYNNILTVLKLKHFHPLFEYFDYESRKSMSCYVLSNVLDYNTEIVSQDQVDSIMNLVSTLIQDQPDQPVEEPDPEDFADEQSLVGRFIHLLRSEDPDQQYLILNTARKHFGAGGNQRIRFTLPPLVFAAYQLAFRYKENSKVDDKWEKKCQKIFSFAHQTISALIKAELAELPLRLFLQGALAAGEIGFENHETVAYEFMSQAFSLYEDEISDSKAQLAAITLIIGTFERMRCFSEENHEPLRTQCALAASKLLKKPDQGRAVSTCAHLFWSGRNTDKNGEELHGGKRVMECLKKALKIANQCMDPSLQVQLFIEILNRYIYFYEKENDAVTIQVLNQLIQKIREDLPNLESSEETEQINKHFHNTLEHLRLRRESPESEGPIYEGLIL; encoded by the exons cCTACAACACAGCAGTCACCGCAGGATGAGCAGGAGAAACTCTTGGATGAAGCCATACAGGCTGTGAAGGTCCAGTCATTCCAGATGAAGAGATGCCTG GACAAAAACAAGCTTATGGATGCTCTGAAACATGCTTCTAATATGCTTGGTGAACTGCGGACTTCTATGTTATCACCAAAGAGCTACTATGAACTTT ATATGGCTATTTCTGATGAACTGCACTACTTGGAAGTTTACCTGACAGATGAATTTGCTAAAGGAAGAAAAGTGGCAGATCTCTATGAACTTGTACAGTATGCCGGAAACATTATCCCAAGGCT TTATCTGTTGATCACAGTTGGAGTTGTATACGTCAAGTCATTTCCTCAGTCCAGGAAAGATATTCTGAAAGATTTGGTAGAAATGTGCCGTGGTGTGCAACATCCCTTAAGAGGTCTGTTTCTTCGAAATTATCTACTTCAGTGTACCAGAAACATCTTACCTGATGAAGGGGAGCCAACAGA TGAAGAAACAACTGGTGATATCAGTGATTCCATGGATTTTGTCCTACTCAACTTTGCAGAAATGAACAAGCTCTGGGTTCGAATGCAGCATCAGGGACATAGCCGAGATAGAGAAAAAAGAGAACGAGAAAGACAAGAACTGAGAATTTTAGTGGGAACAAATTTGGTGCGCCTTAGTCAGTTGGAAGGTGTAAATGTGGAACGTTACAAACAG attGTTTTGACTGGCATATTGGAGCAAGTGGTGAATTGCAGAGATGCTTTGGCTCAGGAATATCTCATGGAGTGCATTATTCAG GTTTTCCCTGATGAATTCCACCTTCAAACTTTGAATCCTTTTCTTCGGGCCTGTGCTGAGTTACACCAAAATGTAAATGTGAAAAACATAATCATTGCTTTAATTGATAG attagcTTTATTTGCTCACCGTGAAGATGGACCTGGGATCCCAACAGATATTAAactttttgatatattttcacAGCAGGTGGCTACAGTAATACAG TCTAGACAGGACATGCCTTCGGAGGATGTTGTATCTTTACAAGTCTCTCTCATTAATCTCGCCATGAAGTGTTATCCTGATCGTGTGGACTATGTTGATAAAGTTCTAGAAACAACAGTGGAGATATTTAATAAGCTCAACCTTGAACA TATTGCTACCAGTAGTGCAGTTTCAAAGGAGCTCACCAGACTTTTGAAGATTCCTGTTGATACTTACAACAATATTTTaacagtcttgaaattaaaacatttccacCCACTCTTTGAGTATTTTGACTATGAGTCCAGAAAGAGCATGAGTTGTTACGTGCTTAGTAATGTTCTGGATTATAATACAGAAATTGTCTCTCAAGACCAG GTGGATTCCATAATGAATTTGGTATCTACACTGATTCAGGATCAGCCAGATCAACCTGTAGAAGAACCTGACCCCGAGGACTTTGCTGATGAGCAGAGCCTTGTGGGCAGATTCATTCATCTTCTGCGGTCTGAGGACCCTGATCAGCAGTACTTG ATTTTAAACACAGCACGAAAACATTTTGGAGCTGGTGGAAATCAACGGATTCGCTTCACACTGCCACCTTTGGTATTTGCAGCTTACCAGCTGGCTTTTCGCTACAAAGAGAATTCTAAAGTG gatgacaaatgggaaaagaaatgcCAGAAGATTTTTTCGTTTGCTCACCAGACTATCAGTGCTTTGATCAAAGCAGAGTTGGCAGAATTACCCTTAAGACTTTTTCTTCAGGGGGCTCTAGCTGCTGGAGAAATTGGTTTTGAAAATCATGAAACAGTAGCATATGAATTTATGTCCCAG GCGTTTTCTCTGTACGAAGATGAAATCAGTGATTCCAAAGCACAGCTGGCTGCCATCACCTTGATCATTGGTACTTTTGAGAGGATGAGGTGCTTCAGTGAAGAAAACCATGAACCCTTGAGGACTCAGTGTGCTCTTGCTGCATCCAAACTTCTGAAGAAACCTGATCAGGGCCGAGCTGTGAGCACCTGTGCCCATCTCTTCTGGTCTGGCAGAAACACAGACAAAAATGGAGAGGAG CTGCATGGAGGCAAAAGGGTAATGGAATGCCTAAAGAAAGCTCTGAAAATAGCAAATCAGTGCATGGACCCCTCTCTACAAGTGCAACTTTTTATAGAAATCCTGAACAGATAtatctatttttatgaaaaggaaaatgatgcg GTCACTATTCAGGTTTTGAATCAGCTTATCCAAAAGATTCGAGAAGACCTCCCAAATCTTGAATCCAGTGAGGAAACAGAGCAGAttaacaaacatttccataacaCACTGGAGCATCTGCGCTTGCGGCGGGAATCACCAGAATCTGAAGGGCCAATTTATGAGGGTCTCATCCTTTAA
- the VPS35 gene encoding vacuolar protein sorting-associated protein 35 isoform X2: protein MKRCLDKNKLMDALKHASNMLGELRTSMLSPKSYYELYMAISDELHYLEVYLTDEFAKGRKVADLYELVQYAGNIIPRLYLLITVGVVYVKSFPQSRKDILKDLVEMCRGVQHPLRGLFLRNYLLQCTRNILPDEGEPTDEETTGDISDSMDFVLLNFAEMNKLWVRMQHQGHSRDREKRERERQELRILVGTNLVRLSQLEGVNVERYKQIVLTGILEQVVNCRDALAQEYLMECIIQVFPDEFHLQTLNPFLRACAELHQNVNVKNIIIALIDRLALFAHREDGPGIPTDIKLFDIFSQQVATVIQSRQDMPSEDVVSLQVSLINLAMKCYPDRVDYVDKVLETTVEIFNKLNLEHIATSSAVSKELTRLLKIPVDTYNNILTVLKLKHFHPLFEYFDYESRKSMSCYVLSNVLDYNTEIVSQDQVDSIMNLVSTLIQDQPDQPVEEPDPEDFADEQSLVGRFIHLLRSEDPDQQYLILNTARKHFGAGGNQRIRFTLPPLVFAAYQLAFRYKENSKVDDKWEKKCQKIFSFAHQTISALIKAELAELPLRLFLQGALAAGEIGFENHETVAYEFMSQAFSLYEDEISDSKAQLAAITLIIGTFERMRCFSEENHEPLRTQCALAASKLLKKPDQGRAVSTCAHLFWSGRNTDKNGEELHGGKRVMECLKKALKIANQCMDPSLQVQLFIEILNRYIYFYEKENDAVTIQVLNQLIQKIREDLPNLESSEETEQINKHFHNTLEHLRLRRESPESEGPIYEGLIL from the exons ATGAAGAGATGCCTG GACAAAAACAAGCTTATGGATGCTCTGAAACATGCTTCTAATATGCTTGGTGAACTGCGGACTTCTATGTTATCACCAAAGAGCTACTATGAACTTT ATATGGCTATTTCTGATGAACTGCACTACTTGGAAGTTTACCTGACAGATGAATTTGCTAAAGGAAGAAAAGTGGCAGATCTCTATGAACTTGTACAGTATGCCGGAAACATTATCCCAAGGCT TTATCTGTTGATCACAGTTGGAGTTGTATACGTCAAGTCATTTCCTCAGTCCAGGAAAGATATTCTGAAAGATTTGGTAGAAATGTGCCGTGGTGTGCAACATCCCTTAAGAGGTCTGTTTCTTCGAAATTATCTACTTCAGTGTACCAGAAACATCTTACCTGATGAAGGGGAGCCAACAGA TGAAGAAACAACTGGTGATATCAGTGATTCCATGGATTTTGTCCTACTCAACTTTGCAGAAATGAACAAGCTCTGGGTTCGAATGCAGCATCAGGGACATAGCCGAGATAGAGAAAAAAGAGAACGAGAAAGACAAGAACTGAGAATTTTAGTGGGAACAAATTTGGTGCGCCTTAGTCAGTTGGAAGGTGTAAATGTGGAACGTTACAAACAG attGTTTTGACTGGCATATTGGAGCAAGTGGTGAATTGCAGAGATGCTTTGGCTCAGGAATATCTCATGGAGTGCATTATTCAG GTTTTCCCTGATGAATTCCACCTTCAAACTTTGAATCCTTTTCTTCGGGCCTGTGCTGAGTTACACCAAAATGTAAATGTGAAAAACATAATCATTGCTTTAATTGATAG attagcTTTATTTGCTCACCGTGAAGATGGACCTGGGATCCCAACAGATATTAAactttttgatatattttcacAGCAGGTGGCTACAGTAATACAG TCTAGACAGGACATGCCTTCGGAGGATGTTGTATCTTTACAAGTCTCTCTCATTAATCTCGCCATGAAGTGTTATCCTGATCGTGTGGACTATGTTGATAAAGTTCTAGAAACAACAGTGGAGATATTTAATAAGCTCAACCTTGAACA TATTGCTACCAGTAGTGCAGTTTCAAAGGAGCTCACCAGACTTTTGAAGATTCCTGTTGATACTTACAACAATATTTTaacagtcttgaaattaaaacatttccacCCACTCTTTGAGTATTTTGACTATGAGTCCAGAAAGAGCATGAGTTGTTACGTGCTTAGTAATGTTCTGGATTATAATACAGAAATTGTCTCTCAAGACCAG GTGGATTCCATAATGAATTTGGTATCTACACTGATTCAGGATCAGCCAGATCAACCTGTAGAAGAACCTGACCCCGAGGACTTTGCTGATGAGCAGAGCCTTGTGGGCAGATTCATTCATCTTCTGCGGTCTGAGGACCCTGATCAGCAGTACTTG ATTTTAAACACAGCACGAAAACATTTTGGAGCTGGTGGAAATCAACGGATTCGCTTCACACTGCCACCTTTGGTATTTGCAGCTTACCAGCTGGCTTTTCGCTACAAAGAGAATTCTAAAGTG gatgacaaatgggaaaagaaatgcCAGAAGATTTTTTCGTTTGCTCACCAGACTATCAGTGCTTTGATCAAAGCAGAGTTGGCAGAATTACCCTTAAGACTTTTTCTTCAGGGGGCTCTAGCTGCTGGAGAAATTGGTTTTGAAAATCATGAAACAGTAGCATATGAATTTATGTCCCAG GCGTTTTCTCTGTACGAAGATGAAATCAGTGATTCCAAAGCACAGCTGGCTGCCATCACCTTGATCATTGGTACTTTTGAGAGGATGAGGTGCTTCAGTGAAGAAAACCATGAACCCTTGAGGACTCAGTGTGCTCTTGCTGCATCCAAACTTCTGAAGAAACCTGATCAGGGCCGAGCTGTGAGCACCTGTGCCCATCTCTTCTGGTCTGGCAGAAACACAGACAAAAATGGAGAGGAG CTGCATGGAGGCAAAAGGGTAATGGAATGCCTAAAGAAAGCTCTGAAAATAGCAAATCAGTGCATGGACCCCTCTCTACAAGTGCAACTTTTTATAGAAATCCTGAACAGATAtatctatttttatgaaaaggaaaatgatgcg GTCACTATTCAGGTTTTGAATCAGCTTATCCAAAAGATTCGAGAAGACCTCCCAAATCTTGAATCCAGTGAGGAAACAGAGCAGAttaacaaacatttccataacaCACTGGAGCATCTGCGCTTGCGGCGGGAATCACCAGAATCTGAAGGGCCAATTTATGAGGGTCTCATCCTTTAA